A region of the Micromonospora sediminicola genome:
GATGTACGGCGGCGCCGCGCTGCTGATCCGCGAGACCGCCCGCCGGCTCGGGCTGGGCTGGCCCGGGATCGTCCTGCTCGCCGCCGCCTTCGGCGTGGTCCAGGCCGGCCTGGTCGACCAGTCGCTGTTCAATCCCGGGTTCCTCGACGACACCCAGTTCGCCGACACCCGATCCGCCGCCGAGGCGACGCTCGTGCCCGGCCTCGGGTTCAGCGCCCGGCAGGCGGTCGACTACGTGGGCAACCACGTGGCGCTGACCATCTGCGCGTCGATCGCACTCGTCGAGTCGTACCTCGGGGCGGGCCGCCGGTCGCGGCCCTGGCTGGGCCGCCCGGGGCTGGTCGCGGCCGCGCTGCTCTGGCTCGGCGGCAGTCTGCTGGTCTTCGCCGACGACGGCGGCCGCAAGGGCTTCCTGGCCGCGCCGCTCCAGCTGGCGTTCGCCACCGGCCTGGCGCTGGCCCTGGTCACCGCCGCCCTGCTCCGCCGCCGGTACGCCGGGCGCCGGCACGCCGACGCCGGGCGACCGCCCACCGACGCCGGCCCGCCGGCCGCGCCGCACCCGGTGTGGCCCGCGTTGGTCGTGCTGGTCACGTACGTGGGGGCCGGGATCGTGCCGGGCTGGCCGGGCGTCGGGCTCGCGGCCGCGCTCGCCGCGGTCACCGCCGTCCTGCTGACGCGCTGGTCCCGGCGGCCCGGCTGGGGACAGCGGCAGGTGCTCGCCGCCGGCTCGGCGAGCCTGGTCGTCGCGGCCGCGTTCGCGTACGACGGGCCGACCTACTCCCCGGCAAGCCCGGCGGCGGCCCTGGTCGGCGACGTGGCGGTCAGCGCGATCGTGCTGCTCCTGGTCGGCGGCGCGTGGTGGCGGGTCAGCGGGCGGGCAGCTCGGGACCGCCGTCGAGCAGCGGTGCCAGCAGGTCACCCTGCTTCTCCACCCGCCTGAGCACCTCGGTGGCCGTGTACGGCTTCGTCGACGGGCGCTTGCCGGCCGCGCCGGCCTCGACCTCGTCCCAGGTCAGCGGCGTGGAGGCGGCGGGCACCGGCTGAGCGCGCAGCGAGTACGGCGCGACAGTCGTCTTCGCCGCGTTGTTCTGGCTCCAGTCGATGAAGACCTTGCCGGGCCGCAGGTTCTTCGCCATCTTCGACACCACCAGCTTCGGGTGCGCCTTCTCCAGCTCCTGCGCGATCCGCCGGGCATAGTCGGAGACGACGTCGGCGTCCTGGGTCCCGGCGATCGGGCAGCACAGCTGCATGCCCTTCTTCCCCGACGTCTTCGGGTACGCCTCGACGCCGTCGGCCGCCAGCCGGTCGCGCATCAGCAGCGCCACCTGGCAGCACTGCTTCAACGCGGCCGGGGCGCCCGGGTCCAGGTCGACCACCATCATGTCCGGGTGGGCGCCGATCTTCCACTGCGGCGTGTGCAGCTCCAGCGCGGCCAGGTTGGCCAGCCAGACCAGCGTGGGCAGATCGTCGCAGACCACGTAGTCGATGGTCTCCCGTCCCTTGCTCGACCCGGGGGCGGGCAGGTTCTCGGTGCGTACCCAACCGGGGGTCGCGGCGGGCGCGTTCTTCTCGAAGAACGACCCGCCGTCCACGCCGTTGGGGAAGCGGATCCGGGTGAGCGCCCGGTCGCGCAGGTGCGGCAGCAGCACCGGGGCGATCCGGGTGTAGTAGTCGATCACCTCGCCCTTGGTGAAACCCGCCTGCGGGAAGAGCACCTTGTCCAGGTTGGACAGCTCCAGCGAGCGCCCCTCGACCTCGACCTTGAAACGGTCAGCCGGCATCGTCGACCTCCTCGGGCGGCTTGTCCGGGCGCAGGCGCAGGATCCGCGGGAAGCGCAGCCGGCCGTCCGGGGTGCGCTGGCCGTACTTCACCTCCACCACGACCCGGGGTGATACCCAGATCGCACCCCGGGCATCCTCGCGCGGCACGCCGGCGGCGAACGGCGACGCGTCGGCACGCAGCGGCTCCAGCTCACGCAGCAGCTCCCGCTCGATCGCCGCGCCGATCCCGCCGCCGACCCGGCCCCGGTAGATCAGCCGGCCGTCCGGGCCGGGCACCCCGACCAGCAGGCCACCGACCCGGCGCGCGCCCGGTCGCCAGCCGCCGACCACGAAGTCGCCGGTGACCTCCAGCTTGACCTTCACCCAGTCCGGCGAGCGCACCCCGGGTCGGTAGACCGACTCGACCCGCTTGGCCATCACGCCCTCCAGCCCGTGCTCGCCGGCCGCGGCGTAGGTGGCCGGGCCGTCGCCGAAGACCGGCGGCACCGCCCACCGGGCGGCGCCGAGCCCGAGCGACTCCAGCGCCGCCCGCCGCTCCCGCCAGGGCCGGGCGGTCAGGTCCACGCCGTCGAGCCGCAACAGGTCGAAGATCATGTACGTGACCGGCACGGTCGCCGCCAGCCGCGCCGCCTTGACCGGGTTGCGCACGTGCATCCGCTCGGCCAGCGCGGTGAACGACGGCTGCCCGTCGGCGAAGAGCACCACCTCGCCGTCGAGCAGCGCGTCGTCGACCTGCTCGGCCAGGTTGAGCAGTTCCGGGTACGCGGTGGTGATCTCGACGCCGGACCGGGCGTAGAAGTGCCGGTCGCCGTGGGAGATGTCGGCGAGCGCGCGGACCCCGTCCCACTTGAACTCGTACGCCCACGCGGCACCGGCCGGGAGCTGCCCGGTCATCGCGAGCATCGGCTTCAACGG
Encoded here:
- the ligD gene encoding non-homologous end-joining DNA ligase, which translates into the protein MPADRFKVEVEGRSLELSNLDKVLFPQAGFTKGEVIDYYTRIAPVLLPHLRDRALTRIRFPNGVDGGSFFEKNAPAATPGWVRTENLPAPGSSKGRETIDYVVCDDLPTLVWLANLAALELHTPQWKIGAHPDMMVVDLDPGAPAALKQCCQVALLMRDRLAADGVEAYPKTSGKKGMQLCCPIAGTQDADVVSDYARRIAQELEKAHPKLVVSKMAKNLRPGKVFIDWSQNNAAKTTVAPYSLRAQPVPAASTPLTWDEVEAGAAGKRPSTKPYTATEVLRRVEKQGDLLAPLLDGGPELPAR
- the ligD gene encoding non-homologous end-joining DNA ligase — encoded protein: MPGAPLKPMLAMTGQLPAGAAWAYEFKWDGVRALADISHGDRHFYARSGVEITTAYPELLNLAEQVDDALLDGEVVLFADGQPSFTALAERMHVRNPVKAARLAATVPVTYMIFDLLRLDGVDLTARPWRERRAALESLGLGAARWAVPPVFGDGPATYAAAGEHGLEGVMAKRVESVYRPGVRSPDWVKVKLEVTGDFVVGGWRPGARRVGGLLVGVPGPDGRLIYRGRVGGGIGAAIERELLRELEPLRADASPFAAGVPREDARGAIWVSPRVVVEVKYGQRTPDGRLRFPRILRLRPDKPPEEVDDAG